The Lycium barbarum isolate Lr01 chromosome 11, ASM1917538v2, whole genome shotgun sequence genome contains the following window.
gacaagtaaaatgagttaaacaaaaaatattttactaaaaattaaaaaatagaagttcttcatggccccatattaaacaccaaccagtattaaaaaaaaaaaagaggaaaaaaagtggaacccaccacatccaaactcacgggaaaaaaaagtggatcccatattaacaaaatcaagcaatattaataaaaaaaatgaatctcatattaaaaaaacaaacaatgttaaaaaaaaagtgcttataaaatcaaacaattaaatcaataataatggattcattgtcacttgcgtatcaacccattagtgggagcaaatgaaattattgtacaacaacatatttaaaatacttatatactaaaataagatagaatttaattaatttttaattttttcttactctaataaatgtgaaaagagattaatgtcataaacaaaaaaataatattgaatggagatcaaataattaataaggtaaattagtgaattataattctaattgacgtttccttaaaaaatcgtgtaaaaaataacatgacaggtaaaatgagttaaacaaaaaatatttactaaaactcCTTTGTGGTctcacccacttttttatttaagggcaaaaaaatgacgttttatattttatattaccaactcttctaaaaagtagatagaaatattttattatatttctatttttctactatatagaagcatcggtttacccatgcttcgtcgacagtcactcttaaaaaaaaatgttggaccccaccctccccaaactcatgaaaaaaagtggaccccgctctctccaaactcatgaaaaaaaaagatggacccaatattaaaaaaaaaaaaaaaaaaggcaacatcaaaaaacaaaaaaaacgtgcaccccatatactaaaaaatcaaacaatatgcatgtaattcccaaagtatccccatggCCCCACATCCAAACTTAcaggaaaaaaagtggaacccaccacatccaaactcacgggaaaaaaaacgTGGACCTCatgttaacaaaatcaagcaatattaataaaaaaaaatgaatcccatattaaaaaaataaacaatgttaaaaaaaaagtgcttagaaaatcaaacaattaaattaataatgatggattcattgccacatgcgtatcaacccattagtgggagcaaatgaaattattgtacaacaacatatttaaaacacttatatattaaaataagatagaatttaattactttttcattttttccttactctaataaatgtgaaaagagattaatgtcataaaagaaaaaataatattaaatggagatcaaataattaataaggtaaattagtgaaattataattttaattgacgtttccttaaaaaaccgtgtaaaaaataacatgacaagtaaaatgagttaaacaaaaaatatttactaaaaattaaaaaatagaagttcttcactTAGATAAAAAATcgaatttctactttgtttcgtcttaaacatgtaaaattaatataataatttgaattagaattatccaaatcaaaatttgataaaaaaaattatatatattactttactattactactatatagaagagtcggtttatagaggcaagatcgtcgtccgtgttcagtcctacttttttatttaagagtaaaaataacttttgtggtcccacccacttttttatctAAGggaaaaaaaatgacgttttatactttatattaccaactcttctaaaaagtatagatagaaatactttattatatttctatttttctactatatagaagcatcggtttacccatgcttcgtcgacagtcactcttaaaaaaaaacaaacctggaccccaccctccccaaactcatgaaaaaaagtggaccccaccctctccaaactcatgaaaaaaaaagatggacccaatattaaaaaaaaaaaaaaggcaacgtcaaaaaaaaaaaaaacacgtgcaccccatatactaaaaaaacaaacaatattcatgtaattcccaaagtatcccatCAAGTCAATAGTAgtgaattcattgccacatgcatattaacccattagtgagagcaaatgaaattattacacggcaaaaaacatggacctcatattattacttttcttcaaaatatttaattgttgtattcgctattccaccatgtcatttatttgttatgtttactaaaataaatatagttaaaatatatatatttaaaaaataagatacaatttaattacttttttatttttattcttactctcataaatgtgaaaagagattaatatcaaatgaagatcaaataatgaataaggtaaattagttaaattataattctaattcacatttccttaaaaaaaccatgcaaaagacaacatgacaagtaaaatgagttaaacagagaatatttaccaaaaattaaaaaatagcatttcttcgtttaaatagaaaattaatttccactttgtttcgtttcaaacatgtaaaattaatttaataatttgaattagaattatccaaatcaaaatttgataaaaaataataagtattttacacttttaaattaatcaaattaaaattgaaagtatcaactgatgcttaaatattcctattattttatctcaaagagaggaaaatagttttcttttaaacaagtctgaggaaaatagttttcttttaaacaagtcttctcttttaaaaaacattaataaattttcgtagcaaacaccaataaaataaagttttagatacggaacacaaactacaatattatattaatcgtattttgaacatagtatatatattatcactatctaaacacaactacatatacataaatacactataatccgaagtgttaggcccgtgcgcagcacgggcataagccatctagtGTTTCCGAAATGCAAACTTTAAACCCCCCGCACCACCAAAAGAAAACAGAAAGCAAATTACCCCATAACCTTCGACCCCCGCGCTCACGAGTGTTCGTGCGTCGTTTTGGGTAGATTTTTGGTTTAAATTAGGGGGACAATTTGCACTATTATCCCTATTCGGGTTCCCTCAAATATGTGGTCTTAAAATTTTTGTCCTTCGTTCGGGTttgtcaaaaataaaaaaaaaaatctaaggtaCTCTGCCTTAGGTAGAATTTACagtcaaactctacctgatcaggaAGAGTTTTGCGTTCAGACATAAGTTAAAACTCTACTttaaggtaattttttttttaattcggttggaattttttttgttgttgttgagagagccaggttcgaaccccaaacctcatggtattaggagaagggcaaaaattaatgaccagcaatttgaggggcaaaaattaaagactagtgccttTGACAGGTAGTCTGCACAAACAAATGAAATTAGAGGGTCAAATAGGCGGTTGGGTTGAATTTAAACGGGTTGAAATTAGTtgatttaataaagtaaaattttcacaaatatctATCTTTTAGCTGCTTCTAACAAGCTATAACCACAAGTTCATtttttacaattcgtagctggtttttcctatatttaggtcctggacgcgtcgcataaatatagccaaaatatagactaaatacacgaaactgttgagcaaataatgcctctatttaaggaaaaaaatctttttcaaactaAACAGAAATCTGTTTTTAATGTTCCACAAATCACGCAAATCTTATTCTCTTccatatctaatcacatatctcattcaacatctaatcattcacataaaatttgaattcaaaaactctcttcatatttttccccaaaatataactaaaaaaaatctctttttaatgttccataaatcatgcaaagcttgatttgttcatcaactGAATTACACGTTTCACTGTGTaattgcaacttttttattttttatatttttctgaactttttagttgtttttcatatatattttggctatatttttaattttattttgattattatgttcaatattacttattctggtttctgttgactatatttaagatatatttttcatatattttgactatatttagaaaaatttcagaaaaaaaaatgttgcagtgaaaacgttgctacctcaattatgactatattttggctatattttttaattatattttgattaatatgttcaatattacttattttggtttctgttgactatatttcaaatatattttgactatatttttcaaaatttcagaaaaataaaaaaaaaggttgctatgaaaacgttgttacctcaattatgaactcaacttgaattcgatatttcaacagatgaattcaaatatatattcgtcgtttaaaacgcaaaaataacagagaatcttacatattttaggaaatagagttAAATTTTAGGGGTAAAAGTTTAAAATTAATGAGCAGTTaatacagagtaaaaaaaaaaggaagtgaaagaaatcaaaaactgatttgaaaagcaCGAAATTAGGGGAGATGGGGAGTTAGAAACGTGTATGCGAAGCGCGGACAAATTCACTGGTATACATATAACATACTGCCCAAGAAGGCAACAAAATCTTACTCCAAATATCCCAAAATTAAACAAATCGATTCCAAGAGCTAGCTAGACTCGTTGAAAATCATATaatccctttgtttcaatttaagtGAACCTATTTTTTTGTTAGCCtgtattaaaaaaaatgactTCCTTTTCATAGTTAAAAACAATTTACCGCCCCACAAAATATATATTACTCATTTAATAGCACAAGTTTaaaagttttctttttctttaaactCTGTGCGTAATCAAATaatttcacataaattgaaatgaaggGAGTAATATATCTTCTGAAAATTTctttttcttgcttcaaattCGTTTAATTCAAAACACTAATTGAGAGAACAGAGGGCATAAACAAGACACTATCATTTCTTCAACCAAATCAACTACTCCATATATTAATATAATGAGATAACAAAGTTTCTTATTCTCCAAAATCCTTTTGAGATCTGATAGTTCAATTGATTGGCTACCTAATTTTCACTTTATTGGCGAGGATTCAAATCCTCACGTTATATAATTCCCTTTATCATTCCCCTTTCCCTACCCCCAATGTAATTAAAATCAAATAACAAAACTCCAAAACCCCCAAATGATTTAATCTGGCCAAAAATGCTTGACcaattaattataattattacACTAGTTAACAATTTTATATGTCTGAAAAATTGAACTATCTGAAATCTCTTCTTAGTATCTTGGAAGAATGCACCTGCAATGAATCAATCTCATCAGCTGATTTTCGCTTTGGACGAACAATTGCTTGACAAGAATGAGAAACAGGTCGTTGAAATCTTGTGAATGCAATTGAAGTACTAAGCTCGACTGAGTTGAAGAGATTGGTAATATCTCTCAAAGGCCTCCTAAAACCCCTCTTTACATTTCTTGTGCAAGATTTCAACTTTGAggaattttgggtcaatttttcTGAACACCTAGGTGGGATATTCTCCTTATTACAATCATTAGAGCATTCAATAGTAGCCAACACCTCCATTTTCAGAGGTGTTAATTAACAAGACATAGAGTGGAGATGTATAGACGATAGCTCATTGCCACACAGGTTTTTCAAGAAGTAATTTATAGATATGGGATTTGAACGTGGACTAAAATGTTGGAGGGAAAGGATTTGAAATTAGTTTTTCTCTTTAAATTTTCAGGTCGGTGCCTAATTTTCTAACCAAGGGAgggaagagtttttttttttttttttttgaaatttcgtggctgtttttcGGCAGAGAATTTAAAGATGCTACCTAGGGCCAACAACGTGGGAAGTTTGAAAATTTAGAAACGTAAGTGGGTCCGGATCCCAAAGGATCTGATTTCAGGAACCGTGACCAAAATTTTGGTTTTGGGCACCTAATGAAAACTTTGTCAAATCAAAATTCTAGTTTCACCAACCCGCCTTCGGCCTTGCACTTGTTTAAATTttgagaaaaggacataaatagTCCTTTATTTATgagagtaggtctaaaatgatcCCTTAAATATACACTTATcgattttagtcctttaactattcaaaaacttatcaaatttgatctccgtctattttttatacaaacagcgtatAAACCCATAAACCTCCGTGAGATTAATGTTAAACCATTCATCAGacctgtctctctctctctctccccctccCCGCTTCTTTTTCCTTAAGTTCCTcttgttaaaagacaaaaaaaaaaaaaaacattatggCACTGGTGTCGCTCTCGAGTCTCTGAAATTCAAAAAAACAAACTCAGGCACACAATTTTTGTAACCATTCTtctcaaacactactaaaaaactggcaaaaaCCGACGGAATCCGTCGattttttcaataatttttttaaatctttttttttaagaaaaccgacggactgcgtcggttatttTTTGGGCAAAAATGCgtgaaaaatataattattttttatattattttctaaaataaactgatggagtccgtcggttttttatttttattttttatttttttatttttttataaaaaaaaccgacggactccgaCTCCATCGGTTTTTAGAGCCAAAAAAatagtataaattaaatcaatgtaagtatatgaacaaagaatatcagtggtctagtggtaaagccctttaatgccgaggaacatacTCGGGTTCGATTTCAAGTTCctacatttcattctttaatttaaaaaaaaaaacgacgagagtccgtcggtttttttaatcctttttacaaaaccgacggactccgTCGGTTACGAAAAGCGagagagaacttgaggaaaaaagttgaggttaaagaatgaacttgaggaaaaagaaaaaaaaccgacggactccgtCGGTTACGAAAAGCGagagagaacttgaggaaaaaagttgaggttaaagaatgaacttgaggaaaaagaagcagggagagagaaatatagatctgaggaatggtttaacgattaatctcatgaaggtttatgagtttgtacgctgtttgtataaaaaatagacggagactaaatttgataagtttttggatagttaaaggactaaaaccgataAATGTATATTTAAGgaaccattttagacctactcgcATAGATAAGGGATTATGACCTTTTCGCTTTAAATTTTGTACCAAATATCAAATGACAGGGAACACAAATCACATTAATATATGACAGAAAACGCTTAAAGATGGTCAACATTTAGGATCaaaatttatcctatttcgttgacTTAAAACACAAATACTTCGCATTCATTAATTAAGAGGTTCACTTTCAATTGTAACTCTAATACCATTAGATTTATTATAGAGACTAAAATTCATATGCTCCTCATGAGCCATGGATGAAAGCAGGATCGCTACAAACGTGCGATATAATTTTCATtgatattacaacaacaacaacatgcataccCACTGTATTCCCATAAGTGGGTTTGGAGAGGGTGGTGTGTATACAATCTTATTTTTACCTTGTAGAGATAGAGAAATTGTATCCGAAAGACCTTCAACTTTTAAGTGAAGCTACTTTCCAGCTACATTTTAGACAAGTTGTATTCCTTTCTCTATCTTATAATTCCTTAAAAGTTCAAAAATCTGATCCTTTTAAATGACTTCAAGTGAAAGACTTAACAAGGACTTGACAATTCTGTTGAATAATGGCAAGCTCTGCCGCACAATCTTAGAGCAAGGAAAGGGATGGGTAAATGGTTGTCTCTTATGCATGCTTCGGCAAATTATAGTATTAAACAAAGAGGAGTCTAACTATAAAAAAACAGTATGTTCAATCATTAACGAATTAAATGAAGTCATAAGCAGATATACATAAATCACGTATAAATGCTTACATGTAAATGACCAGAAGATTTTATCAAAGTCAACTCATTAATAATTTTCCAGAAAGTAAAATTTAATATAGATATAAATAGAACGAGGATCTAAGTAAGGATGGAAGAAAAAAGGCAAGAAATGTATGTGTTTGGAAGGAAACATGTACGATTTCTATGCTAAAAAACAGACGGTAGTTAGGTTTAGGAGTGAAAGTACACCACGTTATCTATCATTATGGGATTGCTGATACTCTAAGTGAAAGAAATAAGGTCATTTAGAGACGAAGTCCAGAATATTGGACTATTTTAGGCTTTTTTCAATGTATGATTACTGTTGTGTGGATCAATGGCAACCGAGATAGCGAACAAAATGTACTTCCATTAGAATGAAGAAAATATCTGAAAGTTGGTTACAAGGAAATGAGAAGCCAATTCTACTTATAGACTTTGACTAGGAAAATAACTACCTTGACTCTAACTACTTTGACCAGTCAACTAACTAATTTAAAATAGTTACAATACCAACTAAGCTACTCATAATTGATTAACTAACTCTATTAATCTCAACACCCCTCCTCAAGCTTATGGTTGGAAGGATCTGGTGGTCTGAAAATATCTTTCAACCCAAGCATGGATACTAAGTATTCATGTTGAATTCCGCACAGGCTCTTGCTCAGCAGATCAGCTTGCTACTCAGTTGTTGGAATATGGCAAGTCTTGATCATCCCTTGAACTAGCTTCTCTCTTACAAAATAGCAATCTATATCAAAATGCTTTGTCCTTTCATGAAAAATGGGATTGGCAGCATCTGAATTGCTGCCTTACTATCACAATGAGTGATCATTGGCTGCTTAATCTCAACACCAAGCTCTTTGTAGACACCAATGAGCCATGTTACCTCAGCCACAGTTGATGCCATACTTCTAAATTCTGCCTCAGCTGAGCTTCTAGCCACAGTATTCTGTTTCTTTGACTTCTATGAGACTAGAGCATCTCCAAATTTCACCAAGTATCCAGTTACAAACCTTCTGGTTTGAGGACATGTTCCCCAGTCTGAATCACAATAAGCAGTAAGCAAATGGTTACTTTGTGATGGCATGAACAAGCCTAGTCCTGGAGAACAATTAATATATCTCACCACCCTTAGAGCAGCCTCCATGTGTGATACTTTTGGAGCATGCATAAACTGTGAAAGAACTTGTACTGCAAAGGAAATGTCCACCCTGGTCATTGTTAGATATAGTAACCTCCCCACAAGCCTTTGGTATTTGTTGATATCAGTCAAAGGCTTGTCACTGTCATCTTTGTCAGGATCATTAACAGCCTTATCAAACTCTATAGAAGTTAGCCTTTGATTAGCATCCAGAGGTGAACAAGCAGGTTTACTGCCTCCTAATCCCAATTCTAATATGAGTTTCGAGGTATACTTGCGCTGATTCATCACAATCCCCACCTTGGTCCTAGCAAATTCAATGCTTAGAaaaagctctgataccatgttatgTGGATCAATGGCAACCGAGATAGAGAGCAAAATGTACTTCCATTAGAATGAAGAAAATATCTCACTacaaaaaaatgagaaatttgcggaggttgaaagttgctaTTTGCGGAGGTTTTAGCCTTCGCTAGTTGCTAGTGAAGGCTA
Protein-coding sequences here:
- the LOC132619446 gene encoding uncharacterized mitochondrial protein AtMg00810-like, with translation MVSELFLSIEFARTKVGIVMNQRKYTSKLILELGLGGSKPACSPLDANQRLTSIEFDKAVNDPDKDDSDKPLTDINKYQRLVGRLLYLTMTRVDISFAVQVLSQFMHAPKVSHMEAALRVVRYINCSPGLGLFMPSQSNHLLTAYCDSDWGTCPQTRRFVTGYLVKFGDALVS